A window of Campylobacter ureolyticus contains these coding sequences:
- a CDS encoding ankyrin repeat domain-containing protein, which yields MKNKFLNSFIIITLILVAFIVYNKFKLSQNSHFTVTADTVIKPGSEISKYVTQEEVDSFSFRYWDIDYNSKPNVVEEPLKDIELKKLLKSKNTNKILSFMKDNNISVDYRLHGGVTPLMYASFWGDENTTKELINLGADIRAKDEQGLNPFAYALSMNSIKVVKILLNNGIKFEEAKVIQYYLTNLPNYYNMEKLIVDGDNVNIIYKDIEFNHNHSKPAVYVFDYLVYSNSYELAKMAFRDGYKPYTYNRINEYDQVEVGNSINDIFTKEDIDDHMILAKQSKRDMFDYNLSMDELKYNHSLYKPLEDIPNFEPMLDLLLEHNVSGQSSEELMKKEYENCYKIYILSIIGAIDIDDNGNYFLKYNSMSRNVYQKYCSKDYANFKNIKDYIKFKNDLRLTDKLEDILFSTQKNRVIFIDKNQTDYIIEPYKQLSSDELKEIYEYYYYKGGKEKIQEIYIF from the coding sequence TTGAAAAACAAATTTTTAAATTCATTTATAATTATAACTTTAATTTTAGTTGCTTTTATAGTTTATAATAAATTTAAACTCTCTCAAAATTCTCACTTCACAGTTACAGCTGATACAGTTATAAAACCAGGTTCTGAAATTTCAAAGTATGTTACACAAGAAGAAGTTGATAGTTTTAGTTTTAGATATTGGGATATAGATTATAACTCAAAGCCAAATGTGGTTGAAGAGCCACTTAAAGATATAGAGCTTAAAAAACTTCTTAAGTCAAAAAATACAAATAAAATTTTATCCTTTATGAAAGATAATAATATTAGTGTTGATTATAGATTGCATGGTGGAGTTACACCTTTAATGTATGCTAGTTTTTGGGGAGATGAAAACACAACAAAAGAGTTAATTAATCTTGGTGCAGATATTAGAGCTAAAGATGAGCAAGGTTTAAACCCTTTTGCTTATGCTTTATCTATGAATAGTATAAAAGTAGTTAAAATTTTACTTAATAATGGGATTAAATTTGAAGAAGCAAAAGTTATACAATATTATTTAACTAACTTGCCAAATTACTACAACATGGAAAAACTAATTGTGGATGGAGATAATGTTAATATTATTTATAAAGATATAGAATTTAATCACAACCATTCAAAACCAGCAGTTTATGTTTTTGATTATTTAGTTTATAGCAACTCCTATGAGCTTGCAAAAATGGCATTTAGAGATGGCTACAAACCATATACCTATAATCGTATAAATGAATACGACCAAGTAGAAGTTGGAAATTCCATAAATGATATTTTTACAAAAGAAGATATTGATGATCATATGATTCTTGCAAAACAATCAAAAAGAGATATGTTTGACTATAATTTATCTATGGATGAATTAAAATATAACCATAGTTTATATAAACCGCTAGAAGATATCCCAAACTTTGAACCAATGCTAGATTTGCTACTTGAACACAATGTCTCAGGACAATCCTCAGAAGAACTTATGAAAAAAGAGTATGAAAATTGCTATAAAATTTATATCTTAAGCATTATTGGTGCAATTGATATAGATGATAATGGAAATTATTTTTTAAAATATAATAGCATGTCAAGAAATGTTTATCAAAAATATTGCTCGAAAGATTATGCAAATTTTAAAAATATAAAAGATTATATAAAATTTAAAAACGACTTAAGACTGACAGACAAATTAGAGGACATATTATTTTCAACACAAAAAAATAGAGTTATTTTTATAGATAAGAATCAAACAGATTATATCATTGAACCATATAAGCAATTATCATCAGATGAATTAAAAGAAATATATGAATACTATTATTATAAAGGCGGAAAAGAAAAAATTCAAGAAATATATATATTTTAA